A single window of Nocardioides kongjuensis DNA harbors:
- the ligD gene encoding non-homologous end-joining DNA ligase has product MPKKAEHPQTEVHVDVEGRTLRLTNLEKVLYPSTGTTKGEVLDYYVRIAPVLLPHLAGRPVTRIRWPHGVGDLSFFEKNAPRGTPSWVRTAEVPTTGSRGPSRHGDTLVFPIIEDLPTLVWAVNLAALELHVHQWTVDEDDEPVGADRIVIDLDPGEPAGLHECCQVALLVQEALAERDLDALAVTSGSKGLHLYAPLAEPLPSAETSELAKEIAEELQAARPDLVTATMTKARRRGKVFLDWSQNAGSKTTVAPYSLRGTPRPQVATPVGWDEVAEGAQDPLGLDQFTPTQVLERVEEYGDLFA; this is encoded by the coding sequence ATGCCGAAGAAGGCCGAGCACCCCCAGACCGAGGTCCACGTCGACGTCGAGGGCCGCACTCTGCGGCTGACCAACCTGGAGAAGGTGCTCTACCCGAGCACCGGCACCACCAAGGGCGAGGTCCTCGACTACTACGTGAGGATCGCACCCGTCCTGCTGCCGCACCTCGCCGGTCGCCCGGTCACCCGGATCCGCTGGCCGCACGGTGTCGGCGACCTGAGCTTCTTCGAGAAGAACGCACCGCGCGGCACCCCGAGCTGGGTGCGCACCGCCGAGGTGCCCACCACCGGCAGCCGTGGCCCCAGCCGGCACGGCGACACCCTCGTCTTCCCGATCATCGAGGACCTCCCGACGCTGGTCTGGGCGGTCAACCTCGCCGCCCTCGAGCTGCACGTCCACCAGTGGACCGTCGACGAGGACGACGAGCCGGTCGGCGCCGACCGGATCGTCATCGACCTCGACCCCGGCGAGCCGGCCGGTCTGCACGAGTGCTGCCAGGTCGCGCTGCTGGTGCAGGAGGCGCTCGCCGAGCGGGACCTCGACGCCCTCGCGGTGACCAGCGGCAGCAAGGGCCTGCACCTGTACGCACCTCTCGCCGAGCCGCTGCCGTCGGCCGAGACCAGCGAGCTGGCCAAGGAGATCGCCGAGGAGCTCCAGGCCGCCCGTCCCGACCTGGTCACCGCCACCATGACCAAGGCGCGCAGGCGGGGGAAGGTGTTCCTCGACTGGTCCCAGAACGCCGGCTCGAAGACCACGGTGGCGCCGTACTCCCTGCGGGGCACCCCGCGCCCCCAGGTCGCCACCCCCGTCGGGTGGGACGAGGTCGCCGAGGGGGCACAGGACCCGCTCGGGCTCGACCAGTTCACGCCGACCCAGGTGCTGGAGCGCGTCGAGGAGTACGGCGACCTGTTCGCCTGA
- the ligD gene encoding non-homologous end-joining DNA ligase — MPDLRPMLATAGTHVPRGEEWCHEVKWDGVRALAALDGGAVTLTSRNGNRITPAWPELVTPPAGVRDLVVDGEIIALNERGIPDFRVLAERMHVRNAAAVARLAARIPATYMVFDLLRLDGEDLCGLPLDERRRRLAGLDLARSGWQVPVEYDDGAMLFEATRAQGLEGIVSKRRDSTYRPGERSHHWLKFPHRHRGSFVVGGWRAQVGTSDRLAALLVGEPTAGGLAYRGRVGSGIGPKQSRALAALLSPLARASSPFADEVPRVDAEGTTWVEPVVVVDVDTHGLGYERLRQPSYQGVRTDLSPEDL; from the coding sequence GTGCCCGACCTCCGCCCGATGCTCGCCACCGCGGGCACCCACGTGCCGCGGGGCGAGGAGTGGTGCCACGAGGTCAAGTGGGACGGCGTCCGCGCGCTCGCGGCCCTCGACGGCGGCGCGGTCACCCTCACCAGCCGCAACGGCAACCGGATCACCCCGGCCTGGCCGGAGCTGGTCACGCCGCCGGCCGGCGTGCGCGACCTGGTGGTGGACGGGGAGATCATCGCCCTCAACGAGCGCGGGATCCCCGACTTCCGGGTGCTCGCCGAGCGGATGCACGTGCGCAACGCCGCCGCGGTCGCGCGCCTCGCGGCCCGGATCCCCGCGACCTACATGGTCTTCGACCTGCTCCGCCTCGACGGCGAGGACCTCTGTGGCCTCCCCCTCGACGAGCGGCGTCGCCGTCTCGCCGGCCTCGACCTCGCTCGCTCCGGCTGGCAGGTCCCGGTCGAGTACGACGACGGCGCCATGCTCTTCGAGGCCACCCGCGCCCAGGGCCTGGAGGGCATCGTCAGCAAGCGCCGCGACTCGACGTACCGCCCGGGGGAGCGCAGCCACCACTGGCTGAAGTTCCCGCACCGGCACCGCGGGTCGTTCGTGGTGGGCGGCTGGCGCGCGCAGGTCGGCACGAGCGACCGGCTGGCCGCGCTGCTGGTGGGGGAGCCGACCGCCGGCGGGCTCGCCTACCGCGGCCGGGTCGGCAGCGGCATCGGGCCGAAGCAGTCCCGCGCCCTCGCCGCGCTGCTGTCCCCGCTCGCGCGCGCCTCCAGCCCGTTCGCCGACGAGGTGCCGCGGGTCGACGCCGAGGGCACGACGTGGGTGGAGCCGGTCGTGGTCGTCGACGTCGACACGCACGGGCTGGGCTACGAGCGGCTCCGGCAGCCGTCGTACCAGGGCGTGCGCACCGATCTGAGCCCCGAGGACCTGTGA
- a CDS encoding Ku protein: MRAIWKGAVSFGLVSVPVKLYSATESHDVSFRQVHAKDGGRIKYQRVCSIDGEEVPYSDIAKGYETEDGEMVILTEDDMANLPMTSSREIAVEKFVPSDQIDPMLFEKSYYLEPEGTGAKPYALLRQALLDADRMAVVTVALRQRVTTAVLRVRDDVIVLQTMMWPDEIRKPDFTVETGEVKDAEVKMAHMLVETLSGDFDPDEFEDDYADAVQAVVKAKIEGGEVQRTETSAKTGGEVVDLLAALQRSVEAAKSSRGETEEKPAAKKAPAKKAPAKKAAKKTAKKAPAKKTAAKKKAS; the protein is encoded by the coding sequence ATGCGTGCGATCTGGAAGGGGGCCGTGTCCTTCGGCCTCGTCAGCGTGCCGGTCAAGCTCTACAGCGCGACCGAGAGCCACGACGTCTCGTTCCGGCAGGTCCACGCCAAGGACGGTGGCCGGATCAAGTACCAGCGGGTGTGCTCGATCGACGGCGAGGAGGTGCCGTACTCCGACATCGCGAAGGGCTATGAGACCGAGGACGGCGAGATGGTCATCCTCACCGAGGACGACATGGCCAACCTGCCGATGACCTCCTCGCGGGAGATCGCGGTCGAGAAGTTCGTGCCGAGCGACCAGATCGACCCGATGCTCTTCGAGAAGTCCTACTACCTCGAGCCCGAGGGCACCGGCGCCAAGCCGTACGCACTGCTCCGCCAGGCGCTGCTCGACGCCGACCGGATGGCCGTCGTGACCGTCGCCCTGCGCCAGCGGGTGACCACCGCCGTGCTGCGGGTGCGCGACGACGTGATCGTGCTGCAGACCATGATGTGGCCCGACGAGATCCGCAAGCCGGACTTCACCGTCGAGACCGGCGAGGTCAAGGACGCCGAGGTCAAGATGGCCCACATGCTCGTCGAGACCCTGTCCGGCGACTTCGATCCCGACGAGTTCGAGGACGACTACGCCGACGCGGTCCAAGCCGTCGTCAAGGCGAAGATCGAGGGCGGCGAGGTGCAGCGCACCGAGACCTCGGCCAAGACCGGCGGCGAGGTGGTCGACCTGCTGGCCGCTCTGCAGCGCTCCGTCGAGGCGGCCAAGTCGTCGCGCGGCGAGACCGAGGAGAAGCCGGCGGCGAAGAAGGCGCCCGCGAAGAAGGCGCCCGCCAAGAAGGCCGCGAAGAAGACCGCCAAGAAGGCTCCCGCCAAGAAGACCGCCGCGAAGAAGAAGGCCAGCTGA
- a CDS encoding HNH endonuclease signature motif containing protein: MDLGTRPRSTAPVLSRLSAGIQARNQLLVEEWAAIVEWAGDHIVTGPEGAATITEGYLDTGVPIAGAGAPLVSEFALMELVTVLGRTPDSGKAYVGRVIECAWRLPNVYEAVVAGRLAPWRAERIADLTRGLGAEAAGFVDRQLWNASGIGWAQLERLVTEAVLRYDPERAEADRAKAADHRHFDLSDVDEHGLVHLDGLMDAADGHDLDQAVARRADVLGRLGDESSLDVRRSKAAAELARQDLALDLLVPDPATGEVVATVPGRKVVLNVHVTDTTLAGRNPVGRWDEGRCPVTTGQIREWLRSKSTTIIVRPVIDLADHLPVGSYEIPDRHKTRVALRDHTCRFPHCARPATRCDIDHHQPHGQGGPTCPCNLVPLCRRHHRAKTHSAWRYDTPAPATYVWTSPSGFRFRVDHRGTHPVHPPDR; encoded by the coding sequence ATGGATCTCGGAACCAGGCCCCGTTCGACAGCCCCGGTGCTGTCACGGTTGAGCGCCGGGATCCAGGCCCGCAACCAGCTCCTCGTCGAGGAATGGGCAGCGATCGTCGAGTGGGCCGGCGACCACATCGTCACCGGACCCGAGGGTGCCGCGACGATCACCGAGGGCTACCTCGACACCGGCGTGCCGATCGCCGGGGCGGGTGCCCCGCTGGTCAGCGAGTTCGCGTTGATGGAGCTCGTCACCGTCCTCGGGCGCACCCCCGACAGCGGGAAGGCCTACGTCGGGCGGGTGATCGAGTGCGCGTGGCGGCTCCCCAACGTCTACGAGGCGGTCGTGGCGGGACGGTTGGCTCCGTGGCGTGCTGAGCGGATCGCGGACCTCACCCGGGGTCTTGGTGCTGAGGCGGCGGGGTTCGTGGACCGGCAGCTGTGGAACGCCTCCGGCATCGGGTGGGCCCAGCTCGAACGCCTCGTCACCGAAGCCGTGCTCCGCTACGACCCCGAACGCGCCGAGGCCGACCGGGCCAAGGCTGCCGACCACCGCCACTTCGACCTCAGTGACGTGGACGAGCACGGCCTGGTGCACCTCGACGGGCTGATGGATGCCGCCGACGGGCACGACCTCGACCAAGCCGTCGCCCGTCGCGCGGACGTGCTGGGCCGGTTGGGTGACGAGAGCTCGTTGGACGTGCGCCGGTCGAAAGCCGCTGCCGAGCTCGCCCGGCAGGACCTCGCCCTCGACCTGCTGGTCCCGGACCCCGCCACCGGGGAGGTCGTGGCGACCGTCCCCGGTCGCAAGGTGGTCCTGAACGTGCACGTCACCGACACCACCCTTGCTGGCCGGAACCCGGTCGGGCGGTGGGACGAAGGCCGCTGCCCCGTCACCACCGGCCAGATCCGCGAGTGGCTGCGTTCGAAGAGCACCACGATCATCGTGCGGCCGGTCATCGACCTCGCCGACCATCTCCCCGTCGGCTCCTACGAGATCCCCGACCGACACAAGACCCGGGTCGCGTTGCGTGACCACACCTGCCGCTTCCCGCACTGCGCGCGTCCCGCGACCCGGTGCGACATCGACCACCACCAGCCCCACGGCCAGGGTGGCCCGACCTGCCCCTGCAACCTGGTGCCGTTGTGCCGGCGGCACCACCGCGCCAAGACCCACTCAGCCTGGCGTTACGACACCCCGGCGCCGGCGACCTATGTGTGGACCAGTCCCAGCGGGTTCCGGTTCCGGGTCGACCACCGCGGCACCCACCCGGTGCACCCACCCGACCGGTAG
- a CDS encoding FHA domain-containing protein — protein sequence MSALVVEVDGRVLRLEGKQVYRIGRAIEADVVLTAGSVSRQHAELQASDYGWVLVDNGSQFGTYVDDERVTEYPIERRVTVRCGPPAPGATLAIIPAEEYDVAAATPVAPAAPPATPSSPAAPSYVVDEATRPPFPVAPAPSMPPSMPPSMPPSMPPPATPPMGTPSPWAPPAGVPVPSAPAPGARPAAAPGLPPAISGNDATQILAMPRPSGPPGAGPAPRTGPDLLLVAEGREHRFRHPTPITVGRRSDCTVVIGDPACSRVHGRIDPVPGGWTYTNLSNEGTFHDGRRVTTTRFDERLGLRLGHPVAGPELTLVPILSAAEEERRIARRRLGRRLAILGGIAAALLLVAGAIGVAFLVGRDEPVRRDGGGTDVLEAAKAATVKITADSHSLDDPSSTGTYHGSGSIIRSDGLILTNAHVAEPEAPGLAEKYGDEVRIANPDYLLISLTDGMTDTNAPAAYRARVVEADGNLDAAVVQIYAQADGKPLDGKLDLPTVPIGSSGDLRAGDSVKVLGFPAVAGDGKSITVTTGVISTVLDDPDLGPRSELDTDARIAPGNSGGMAINEDGELIGIPTSLFADEGSTVTSGRIRSIDTVKDLIEKAEAETD from the coding sequence GTGTCCGCACTCGTCGTCGAGGTCGACGGCCGGGTCCTGCGTCTGGAGGGCAAGCAGGTCTACCGGATCGGGCGCGCCATCGAGGCCGACGTCGTGCTCACCGCCGGCTCGGTCTCCCGCCAGCACGCCGAGCTCCAGGCGAGCGACTACGGCTGGGTGCTCGTCGACAACGGCAGCCAGTTCGGCACGTACGTCGACGACGAGCGGGTCACCGAGTACCCGATCGAGCGGCGGGTCACGGTCCGCTGCGGCCCGCCCGCCCCCGGGGCCACCCTGGCGATCATCCCCGCCGAGGAGTACGACGTCGCCGCGGCCACGCCCGTCGCGCCCGCCGCGCCGCCGGCCACCCCCTCGTCGCCGGCCGCGCCGTCGTACGTCGTCGACGAGGCGACCCGGCCGCCGTTCCCGGTGGCGCCGGCCCCGTCGATGCCCCCGTCGATGCCCCCGTCGATGCCCCCGTCGATGCCGCCGCCGGCCACCCCGCCGATGGGCACGCCGTCACCGTGGGCGCCGCCCGCGGGCGTGCCGGTGCCGTCGGCGCCTGCCCCCGGCGCCCGCCCGGCCGCCGCGCCCGGGCTGCCGCCGGCGATCTCGGGCAACGACGCCACCCAGATCCTCGCCATGCCGCGCCCATCCGGCCCGCCCGGGGCCGGACCCGCGCCACGTACGGGCCCCGACCTGCTCCTGGTCGCGGAGGGCCGCGAGCACCGCTTCCGGCACCCGACCCCGATCACCGTCGGGCGGCGCAGCGACTGCACCGTCGTGATCGGCGACCCGGCCTGCTCGCGGGTGCACGGCCGGATCGACCCGGTCCCGGGCGGCTGGACCTACACCAACCTCTCCAACGAGGGCACCTTCCACGACGGGCGCCGGGTCACCACGACCCGCTTCGACGAACGGCTCGGGCTGCGCCTCGGGCACCCGGTCGCCGGCCCCGAGCTCACCCTCGTGCCGATCCTGTCCGCCGCGGAGGAGGAGCGGCGGATCGCGCGGCGCCGGCTCGGCAGGCGGCTCGCGATCCTCGGCGGCATCGCCGCGGCACTGCTGCTGGTCGCGGGGGCCATCGGGGTGGCGTTCCTGGTGGGCCGCGACGAGCCGGTCAGGAGGGACGGTGGCGGCACCGACGTCCTGGAGGCCGCGAAGGCGGCCACGGTCAAGATCACCGCGGACAGCCACAGCCTGGACGACCCCTCGAGCACCGGCACCTACCACGGCTCCGGCTCGATCATCCGCTCCGACGGCCTGATCCTCACCAACGCCCACGTCGCCGAGCCCGAGGCTCCCGGCCTCGCGGAGAAGTACGGCGACGAGGTGCGCATCGCCAACCCCGACTACCTGCTCATCTCGCTGACCGACGGCATGACCGACACCAACGCGCCCGCCGCCTACCGGGCCCGGGTCGTCGAGGCCGACGGCAACCTCGACGCCGCGGTCGTGCAGATCTACGCGCAGGCCGACGGCAAGCCGCTCGACGGCAAGCTGGACCTCCCGACCGTCCCGATCGGCAGCTCCGGCGACCTGCGGGCCGGCGACAGCGTCAAGGTGCTGGGCTTCCCGGCGGTGGCGGGCGACGGCAAGTCGATCACCGTGACCACGGGCGTCATCTCCACCGTCCTGGACGACCCCGACCTGGGGCCGCGCTCCGAGCTCGACACCGACGCCCGGATCGCTCCCGGCAACTCCGGCGGCATGGCCATCAACGAGGACGGAGAGCTGATCGGCATCCCGACCTCGCTGTTCGCCGACGAGGGCAGCACCGTCACGAGCGGGCGGATCCGGTCGATCGACACCGTGAAGGACCTGATCGAGAAGGCCGAGGCCGAGACCGACTGA
- a CDS encoding protein kinase domain-containing protein, with protein MVLAEGVEVDLGPLGRARVTSLLGQGGQGYVFEVRRDSGEPLALKWYKPESATAQQYDEMQQLVEIGSPHQRFLWPLSMARVGTEPSFGYVMHLRHPRYLELSYLLLNADRDGKPLDVSFASIIELCRQLSYSFLRLHARGLCYRDISFGNVFFDPGNGDVLICDNDNVGIDNGTGRVLGTPYFMAPEVVRDTTYRTLPNTDTDRHSLAVLLFYSLFLGHPLEGARTDAGMRDAHWLMTHFGTDPLFCMHPTRAENRPAQIVQQYWNIYPQFLRDLFVQAFVDGMDNPGARVTEGQWIKALDRLRDGMLACPTCGTTNFWSPGEDSVTCWQDGTQVRPPYLLHVGRRTVAVGPQTTIRSDHLTSGVDHPQVLGQVRQHPDARDRWGLYNASDFSWPVAYPGGQNFLLEPDRTIELVAGARIQIRNATVQVRRPAPDGQG; from the coding sequence ATGGTGCTGGCAGAGGGCGTCGAGGTCGACCTCGGGCCGTTGGGGCGCGCCCGGGTGACGTCCCTGCTCGGCCAGGGCGGCCAGGGCTACGTGTTCGAGGTGCGCCGCGACTCCGGCGAGCCCTTGGCGCTCAAGTGGTACAAGCCCGAGAGCGCCACCGCCCAGCAGTACGACGAGATGCAGCAGCTCGTCGAGATCGGCTCCCCGCACCAGCGGTTCCTGTGGCCGCTCAGCATGGCGCGGGTCGGGACCGAGCCGAGCTTCGGCTACGTCATGCACCTGCGGCACCCGCGCTACCTCGAGCTCAGCTATCTGTTGCTCAACGCCGACCGCGACGGCAAGCCGCTCGACGTCTCCTTCGCCTCGATCATCGAGCTGTGCCGCCAGCTCAGCTACAGCTTCCTGCGGCTGCACGCCCGCGGCCTGTGCTACCGCGACATCTCGTTCGGCAACGTCTTCTTCGACCCGGGCAACGGCGACGTGCTGATCTGCGACAACGACAACGTCGGGATCGACAACGGCACCGGCCGGGTCCTCGGGACGCCCTACTTCATGGCGCCCGAGGTGGTCCGCGACACGACGTACCGCACCCTGCCCAACACCGACACCGACCGGCACTCGCTGGCCGTGCTGCTCTTCTACTCGCTCTTCCTCGGCCACCCGCTCGAGGGCGCGCGCACCGATGCCGGCATGCGCGACGCGCACTGGCTGATGACGCACTTCGGCACCGATCCGCTCTTCTGCATGCATCCCACGCGCGCCGAGAACAGGCCCGCCCAGATCGTCCAGCAGTACTGGAACATCTACCCGCAGTTCCTGCGCGACCTGTTCGTCCAGGCGTTCGTCGACGGCATGGACAACCCCGGCGCCCGGGTCACCGAGGGACAGTGGATCAAGGCGCTCGACCGCCTGCGCGACGGCATGCTGGCCTGCCCGACCTGCGGCACGACCAACTTCTGGAGCCCCGGCGAGGACAGCGTGACCTGCTGGCAGGACGGCACCCAGGTCCGCCCGCCGTACCTGCTCCACGTCGGGCGCCGCACCGTCGCCGTCGGCCCGCAGACCACGATCCGCTCCGACCACCTGACCTCCGGGGTCGACCACCCGCAGGTGCTCGGCCAGGTCCGCCAGCACCCCGACGCCCGCGACCGCTGGGGCCTGTACAACGCCTCCGACTTCTCCTGGCCGGTCGCCTACCCGGGCGGCCAGAACTTCCTTCTCGAGCCGGACCGCACCATCGAGCTGGTGGCGGGCGCCCGGATCCAGATCCGCAACGCCACGGTGCAGGTACGCCGACCGGCGCCCGACGGGCAGGGGTGA
- a CDS encoding vWA domain-containing protein, with translation MSDRLGGALARKPLHFIFVLDVSGSMLRGGRIQALNNAITEVLPHLKDEARANPHAEMLIRVLAFANEPQWIIEEPTPVDQIHWKRLEAVPRGFTELGSALQTLAGALDHLDESNSAFPPAIILVSDGRPTQSSGVTFAEGLQALLNNRWGATAVRLALGVGRDADMHSLRRFIGDEDVPLLRADNPEQLVEYIVWASKAASKVASRPVVGPGSGVTAVPPSPIGDPIWSTLG, from the coding sequence ATGAGCGACCGGCTCGGTGGCGCCCTGGCGCGCAAGCCGCTGCACTTCATCTTCGTGCTCGACGTGTCGGGCTCGATGCTGCGCGGCGGTCGCATCCAGGCGCTCAACAACGCGATCACCGAGGTCCTGCCCCACCTGAAGGACGAGGCGCGGGCCAATCCGCACGCCGAGATGCTGATCCGGGTGCTGGCCTTCGCCAACGAGCCCCAGTGGATCATCGAGGAGCCGACCCCGGTCGACCAGATCCACTGGAAGCGGCTGGAGGCGGTGCCGCGCGGGTTCACCGAGCTCGGCAGCGCGCTGCAGACCCTCGCCGGTGCGCTCGACCACCTCGACGAGTCCAACAGCGCGTTCCCGCCCGCGATCATCCTGGTCTCCGACGGCCGCCCCACGCAGAGCAGCGGCGTGACCTTCGCCGAGGGCCTGCAGGCGCTGCTCAACAACCGCTGGGGGGCGACCGCCGTACGGCTGGCCCTCGGGGTGGGCCGTGACGCCGACATGCACTCGCTGCGCCGGTTCATCGGCGACGAGGACGTGCCGCTGCTGCGTGCGGACAACCCCGAGCAGCTCGTCGAGTACATCGTCTGGGCGTCCAAGGCGGCCAGCAAGGTCGCCTCGCGGCCCGTCGTCGGTCCCGGCTCCGGCGTGACCGCGGTTCCGCCGAGCCCGATCGGCGACCCGATCTGGAGCACCCTGGGATGA
- a CDS encoding protein phosphatase 2C domain-containing protein, whose protein sequence is MTDRPDADPVWTTLSGTTIGSVHVRDQLPIQDAVLTWSDQALGHAVIAVADGHGHKFHFRSDTGAALAVVSAVEELRRVVPELTAADESARDRVSQAGAAIVETWTAKVRHHLEANPYSPAEDELGASADPLRAYGSTILAAAAAGDVMVFLQIGDGDSVLVSSDGAASRPLPEDPDLDGLHTSSLCQPRPLDALRVGVVDAAADRAALVFLCTDGFGRSRVDAQGWWRQTGEQLLEFARARGLGWVREQLPEWLAEPALIGGDDTTMALLVRNDVAGIDRPDLADTVPVPEA, encoded by the coding sequence ATGACGGACCGGCCGGACGCCGATCCGGTGTGGACCACCCTGTCGGGTACGACGATCGGCTCGGTCCACGTCCGCGACCAGCTGCCGATCCAGGACGCGGTCCTCACCTGGAGCGACCAGGCGCTGGGCCACGCGGTGATCGCCGTCGCCGACGGGCACGGGCACAAGTTCCACTTCCGCAGCGACACCGGTGCGGCGCTGGCGGTCGTCAGCGCGGTCGAGGAGCTGCGCCGGGTCGTGCCCGAGCTGACGGCGGCCGACGAGTCCGCCCGCGACCGCGTGTCGCAGGCCGGCGCCGCCATCGTGGAGACCTGGACGGCGAAGGTCCGCCACCACCTCGAGGCGAACCCCTACTCCCCCGCCGAGGACGAGCTGGGCGCCTCCGCCGACCCGCTGCGGGCCTACGGGTCGACCATCCTGGCCGCCGCGGCTGCCGGCGACGTGATGGTGTTCTTGCAGATCGGCGACGGCGACTCGGTGCTGGTCTCCAGCGACGGGGCGGCCTCGCGGCCGCTGCCCGAGGATCCCGACCTCGACGGCCTGCACACCAGCTCGCTGTGCCAGCCGCGCCCCCTCGACGCACTGCGCGTCGGTGTCGTCGACGCGGCCGCCGACCGGGCGGCCCTGGTGTTCTTGTGCACCGACGGCTTCGGCCGCTCCCGGGTCGACGCCCAGGGCTGGTGGCGCCAGACGGGTGAGCAGCTGCTGGAGTTCGCCCGGGCCCGCGGCCTGGGCTGGGTGCGCGAGCAGCTGCCCGAGTGGCTGGCCGAGCCCGCGCTGATCGGTGGCGACGACACCACGATGGCGCTGCTGGTCCGCAACGACGTCGCCGGGATCGACCGCCCGGACCTGGCCGACACCGTCCCGGTGCCGGAGGCCTGA
- a CDS encoding protein kinase domain-containing protein codes for MQGIADYEFVRPLGESNYGTNYLATAPARLGIPAGEVVVKVIAGPTSDDAFRRATRELKHFSVADSDRLVAVYDAGRQGGAFYYAMEFLPLGSLERPHVEIGTAQRVAAVRDAALAAHALHERGIAHRDIKPANVLLAEDGGRLADLGLSQLLSPGMVTTGLGQIGLEFTDPAIMLGAQASRASDIWSLGATLHFAITGSGVYGELRDTEPLLLVRSILASQPSLSPDLPPAARELVEACLAADVAARPRTAAEVADRIAGLGAELGSAV; via the coding sequence GTGCAGGGAATCGCAGACTACGAGTTCGTGCGCCCGCTGGGCGAGTCGAACTACGGCACCAACTACCTCGCGACGGCCCCGGCCCGCCTGGGGATCCCGGCCGGCGAGGTGGTGGTCAAGGTGATCGCCGGACCGACCTCCGACGACGCCTTCCGCCGTGCGACCCGCGAGCTCAAGCACTTCAGCGTCGCCGACTCCGACCGGCTGGTCGCGGTCTACGACGCCGGCCGGCAGGGCGGGGCGTTCTACTACGCGATGGAGTTCCTGCCGCTCGGCTCCCTCGAGCGGCCGCACGTCGAGATCGGCACGGCGCAGCGGGTGGCCGCGGTCCGCGACGCCGCCCTGGCCGCGCACGCGCTCCACGAGCGCGGGATCGCGCACCGCGACATCAAGCCGGCCAACGTGCTGCTGGCCGAGGACGGCGGCCGCCTCGCCGACCTCGGGCTCTCCCAGCTGCTGTCGCCGGGCATGGTGACCACCGGGCTCGGACAGATCGGCCTGGAGTTCACCGACCCCGCGATCATGCTCGGCGCACAGGCCTCGCGGGCCAGCGACATCTGGTCCCTGGGCGCGACCCTGCACTTCGCGATCACCGGCTCCGGCGTCTACGGCGAGCTGCGCGACACCGAGCCGCTGCTGCTGGTGCGCTCGATCCTCGCCTCCCAGCCCAGCCTGTCGCCCGACCTGCCACCGGCCGCCCGCGAGCTGGTGGAGGCCTGTCTCGCCGCCGACGTCGCCGCCCGCCCGCGCACCGCCGCGGAGGTGGCCGACCGCATCGCCGGTCTCGGCGCCGAGCTGGGGTCGGCGGTCTGA